From the Carya illinoinensis cultivar Pawnee chromosome 4, C.illinoinensisPawnee_v1, whole genome shotgun sequence genome, one window contains:
- the LOC122306740 gene encoding uncharacterized protein LOC122306740 isoform X1 codes for MRGDNFADGFGKTRPALADVTNRKRAFSSVMGDLGLKSVDGYGKKVDGEDGNSQFAKKVCLGVENLIKEKCETVLAVDSEKDTRHTHSEVGISRENVASASAALPDECKTSGLFDGSVHTVKDDAVLQSVVEAGDASRDSCASSILLPACSGSCKKDHCGAGGKCEDGEGHSSGVIQSKMASEGFVTRVGKENENDIGVGKLALNKYGSTEWPRLSKSQSSKFPDLERCTGVKGDVCANLNAGANIPKGCSCSFCLKAGYIWLDLHYQDVKGRIAVLKKTQKETSILAQQSCRGKDINVDGQGNSNKLSKLESDLTGHWRSLFLHMGDMLVLERNHLQSNFVALKDLRENCKTDLDMHNGMATEKH; via the exons ATGAGAGGAGATAACTTTGCAGATGGGTTTGGTAAAACCCGTCCGGCTCTAGCCGATGTGACTAATAGGAAAAGGGCGTTTTCTTCGGTTATGGGTGATCTGGGGCTTAAATCTGTAGATGGGTATGGTAAAAAAGTGGATGGTGAAGATGGGAATTCACAGTTCGCAAAGAAAGTTTGTCTAGGAGTTGAGAATTTAATCAAAGAGAAATGTGAAACAGTGCTTGCAGTAGATAGTGAAAAAGATACGCGTCACACTCATAGTGAAGTTGGTATCTCACGGGAGAATGTTGCATCTGCTAGCGCAGCATTACCCGATGAATGTAAGACATCAGGGTTGTTTGATGGCAGTGTGCATACTGTGAAAGACGACGCAGTACTGCAAAGTGTTGTGGAAGCTGGTGATGCATCGAGGGATAGTTGTGCATCTAGCATTTTGCTACCCGCATGCTCTGGATCATGCAAGAAGGATCATTGTGGGGCTGGAGGGAAGTGTGAAGATGGGGAAGGACACAGTTCTGGTGTTATTCAAAGCAAAATGGCGAGTGAAGGATTTGTCACGCGTGTTGGCAAGGAAAACGAGAATGATATTGGTGTTGGTAAATTGGCCTTAAACAAGTACGGGTCTACTGAGTGGCCAAGATTGTCCAAGTCACAGAGTTCAAAATTCCCTGACTTGGAGAGATGCACAGGAGTTAAGGGTGATGTGTGTGCTAATTTAAACGCTGGTGCCAACATTCCCAAAGGCTGCTCTTGTTCATTTTGCTTGAAAG CCGGTTATATTTGGTTGGATCTCCATTACCAGGATGTCAAGGGTCGAATAGCTG TATTGAAGAAGACTCAGAAAGAAACAAGCATCTTGGCTCAACAAAGTTGCAGGGGAAAGGATATTAACGTTGATGGCCAAGGAAACAGCaacaaattatcaaaattagaATCTGATTTAACAGGTCACTGGAGGTCACTATTTCTACATATGGGGGATATGCTTGTCCTTGAAAGGAACCATCTT CAATCCAACTTTGTCGCACTAAAAGATTTGAGAGAAAACTGCAAGACCGATCTGGACATGCACAATGGAATGGCTACAGAGAAACATTAG
- the LOC122306740 gene encoding uncharacterized protein LOC122306740 isoform X2 encodes MRGDNFADGFGKTRPALADVTNRKRAFSSVMGDLGLKSVDGYGKKVDGEDGNSQFAKKVCLGVENLIKEKCETVLAVDSEKDTRHTHSEVGISRENVASASAALPDECKTSGLFDGSVHTVKDDAVLQSVVEAGDASRDSCASSILLPACSGSCKKDHCGAGGKCEDGEGHSSGVIQSKMASEGFVTRVGKENENDIGVGKLALNKYGSTEWPRLSKSQSSKFPDLERCTGVKGDVCANLNAGANIPKGCSCSFCLKVLKKTQKETSILAQQSCRGKDINVDGQGNSNKLSKLESDLTGHWRSLFLHMGDMLVLERNHLQSNFVALKDLRENCKTDLDMHNGMATEKH; translated from the exons ATGAGAGGAGATAACTTTGCAGATGGGTTTGGTAAAACCCGTCCGGCTCTAGCCGATGTGACTAATAGGAAAAGGGCGTTTTCTTCGGTTATGGGTGATCTGGGGCTTAAATCTGTAGATGGGTATGGTAAAAAAGTGGATGGTGAAGATGGGAATTCACAGTTCGCAAAGAAAGTTTGTCTAGGAGTTGAGAATTTAATCAAAGAGAAATGTGAAACAGTGCTTGCAGTAGATAGTGAAAAAGATACGCGTCACACTCATAGTGAAGTTGGTATCTCACGGGAGAATGTTGCATCTGCTAGCGCAGCATTACCCGATGAATGTAAGACATCAGGGTTGTTTGATGGCAGTGTGCATACTGTGAAAGACGACGCAGTACTGCAAAGTGTTGTGGAAGCTGGTGATGCATCGAGGGATAGTTGTGCATCTAGCATTTTGCTACCCGCATGCTCTGGATCATGCAAGAAGGATCATTGTGGGGCTGGAGGGAAGTGTGAAGATGGGGAAGGACACAGTTCTGGTGTTATTCAAAGCAAAATGGCGAGTGAAGGATTTGTCACGCGTGTTGGCAAGGAAAACGAGAATGATATTGGTGTTGGTAAATTGGCCTTAAACAAGTACGGGTCTACTGAGTGGCCAAGATTGTCCAAGTCACAGAGTTCAAAATTCCCTGACTTGGAGAGATGCACAGGAGTTAAGGGTGATGTGTGTGCTAATTTAAACGCTGGTGCCAACATTCCCAAAGGCTGCTCTTGTTCATTTTGCTTGAAAG TATTGAAGAAGACTCAGAAAGAAACAAGCATCTTGGCTCAACAAAGTTGCAGGGGAAAGGATATTAACGTTGATGGCCAAGGAAACAGCaacaaattatcaaaattagaATCTGATTTAACAGGTCACTGGAGGTCACTATTTCTACATATGGGGGATATGCTTGTCCTTGAAAGGAACCATCTT CAATCCAACTTTGTCGCACTAAAAGATTTGAGAGAAAACTGCAAGACCGATCTGGACATGCACAATGGAATGGCTACAGAGAAACATTAG